The DNA region CGCTACGATGACTCGAGGCCCGACCGCTCGTTGTGCGAACCGACCAGTTTCGTCGCGAAGAGGTCGGCCGTCGGCTCGAGCGAACCGTAGAGGACGACCGCGAGGGCGACGAGCAGTGGCAGCGCCAGGAGTAGGAAGACCACGTCGTACAGCCACCCGAACCCACCCAGCAACGGCGTGACCGCCGCGGCCAGTCCTCGATGGGCGACGAGGACGGCCGCGAGGACGGTCGCGACCCGGGTCACGGATGCGACGCGCTCGGCGACCTCGGGAGCGTCTCGCAGTCCCGTCTTCACGAGGTCGGCCAGCGCTGGAGCGAGCAACAGGAGGAGGCCGACGACGGCGAGCGTCGCGACGGCGCTCATGAGGGCGGCGACGGTGAGCGGGGTCCCGGGGACGAGCCAGCCCGCACCTGGCAACAGCGTCGCCACCCACAGCACGACGACCACCGCGGCCGAGGCGAGTCCCAGCTTCGTCACTCGCTGCACCATTCGCGGGTCGAGCGTCGAACGACCGGATTCGTCTGAGTACATGACTGCAGTCGATGGCGACCACGGAGGGGGTAAAAAACGCCGACCATCGTCCGCGGGGTTCGCGACTGTTCTCCTCCGTTTGGGACCGTTCACGGGATTTAACGGGTCTATAGCGATCGAACGTGCTATCGGTTCACCGACTCGAGGCTCACCGACGCACCGACTCGAGGGCCATCAACGGGTAGCCGTCCTCCATCGCCATCCTGGTGACGACCTTGACGCCCTCGTAGGCGACGTCGATTTCGACCTCGAGGAACCGACCCGTGAGTTCCGTGTATTCGGCGGCACCCTCCTCGAGCGCGGCTTCGAGGACGTCCGTCCGAACGTCGACGCTCACGTCCGTGCAGTGGGGCTGGTTCTCGATCGCCTCCTCCATTGCCCGGGCGAGGCTGTCGGCGCTCTCGAGGCTGATGGGGGTGCCGGCGAACTGGTGGTAGAGCGAGCCGAACTTGATGCCGGCCTCGAAGCAGGCCTGCTGGGCGTCCGTTGGGACCTGACTCGAGCCGTCGGAATCGTCGGTGGACATAGGTTCACTTTCGCCTCCGGACTCGTGGTCGTTGCGGTCCGCGACGACGAGCGGAGCGCCGGAATTGGCGACTCTCTCGAGATCTGCACGAAGAGTAACCGATGTGAAGTTTTTAAGAGTCGGGAGCGACACGTAGTACGTATGGGTATCCTCTCTCGGACGTCGTACATCATCCGGTCGAAGCTCAACGCGATCCTCGACCGCTCGGAGGATCCGACGCAGACGCTCGATTACTCCTACGAACAGATGCGCGACCAGCTCCAGCAGGTCAAACGCGGCATCGCCGACCTGACGACACAGAAAAAGCGCCTCGAGATGCAGAAACGCCGTCTCGAGGAGAACGTCGAGAAACACAACGGGCAGGCTCGAACGGCGGTCCAGCAGGGCCGCGAGGACCTCGCTCGGAAGGCCCTCGAGAAAAAGAAGGCCAAGATGAACCAGATCGAGGAACTCGAGCGCCAGGTCTCGGACCTGCAGAACCAGCAGGACCGACTGATCGAGCAGAAAGACGAACTCCAGGGGCGCATCGAGGAGTTCCGCACGAAGAAGGAGACGATGAAAGCCCGGTACGAGGCCGCGGAAGCGAGTTCCACGGTGTCGGAGGCGATGACTGCCACGGGGGAGGAGTTCGAGGACGTCGGCCGGGCGATCGAGCGCGCCGAGGAGAAGACCGAGGACATGGAGGCTCGCGCCGCCGCGATGGACGAACTCCACGAGTCGGGCGCATTCGAGGACGTCCTCTCCGATAAGGACAGCATCGACCGCGAACTCGAGTCCATGTCGACCGACAGCGGCGTCGACGCCGAACTCGAGACGCTCAAGGCCGAGATGGGCGGCGAGGAGGCAACGGAGTCCGAGGCGGACGAAGAGGGTCTCGAGGCGGAGGTCGAAACTGAAACCGACGCCGAGGCCGACGTGAGCGACGCCGAGGTCGAATCGGAACTGGCCGAACTCAAAGAAGAAGAGGAGAACTGATCGCGAGCGCCGTTCCTCGAGTCACCCGGTCACGTCGGCTGGCTACGATCGAGTCGTAGCAGACGGTGAACGTCATTTCGAGCAAGAGTCGTAGATAGCCGCTCGCGCGGCGAGCGAGGAGGCGTTCTCGACCGGGAAATCTGGACCGTGCCGAGAGCACACTGGTCGAGACCGTCTGGCGGCTTCGCTCGCTAGGTTGGCGTCCCGAGCGCAGCGATATCGTACGCCGCGATGTCGGCAGGCGACTGAAGGACGATCACGGAAAATGCCCACGTCTGGCCGCTGTCGAGGTCGTTCACGTGCGAAAAGTAGACGCCGAGCATGTCGTCGGCGTCGTCGTAGACGCGGACGCGGATCTCGACGAGTGACAGCCGATCGTCGCCTTCGTTCTCGAGGGTCCCCTGGACGGTCGAACCCAGGTAGTTGTCCTCCAGGACGAACTCGTGATCGATGAAGGTGATTGCGTCGAGCGGCGAAACGCCCTCGGCGGGGCCGTCGTCCGCCAGCGCCGTGGCGGCGGTCATCTCCTCGGCCGTTCGGCTCTCGCCGTCGACGTCGACGGGGACGCGCTCCGTCTCTGCTCCCTGCTCGTCGTCCGTCCCGCCGTACGACGGGGTCGTTCCCGTTCCGAGGCAACCAGCGATCGACAGTCCGGCGACCGATCCGGCGGCAGCGAGGGCCCCACGCCGTGACGTCGAGGGTTCGGGGCACTCGCTCTGGTTGGTCGGTGGATCCGGCCGATCCGATCGCTCGTCGGCCGTGCTGTACGTGCTACACGTGCTCCTCGCCGATTTCGAGTCCGTATACTCGCCGTCCTGGTCGCTGGTTGCCATCGCACTTTTCACGTCGATGCCAACGGGGTTTAGTCTGTGGCATGCACCTGAACGGGTGTGGCCAGGAAGTGGCAGCCCCGCTGGTCGTCTCAGAGTGGATTCTGGATGGGTGTCGCCAGTCCCCCGAAACCGCGTTTGCGGGTGTCGATCGATCACGACATCCGTTTGCAACGACGACGTTTTTGCTCGTGGCCGGTGAACGCCGACTATGGTCGGTGACGAGACGAGTACAGCCGACGAGGCATCGGCCTCGAGACGACGACCGAACGCGCTCGCTCGCTTCCAGCGGTGGGTGCTCGTGGATGGCGACCGGCTGGTCGTCGCCGCGTGTATTTCGGTCGGCACGTTCCTGTTCTTCCTGGGGCTGGAGTGGCTCGGCGTCATCTCGTTCGCCAACGCCAACTCGATCACTCGGATGGCCAGCGGGATGGTCGCCGGGACGTTCTCGCTGGTCACGCTCGTCGTCTCGATCAACCAGCTCATCCTCTCACAAGAATTCACGTCCGCCGGAGCGGCAGAGGATCGACTCGAGGGCGTCGAATCCTTCCGATCCGAGGTCGCGGAGACGATCGGTGATCCGGTCGCCCCGGCGTCGCCGGCTCGCATTCTCGAGGAACTGTTCGTGTCAATCCACGAGGGAGCGACTGCCCTCGAAGACGAGACGGACACCCTCGAGGGCGACGTCCGGGAGGACGTTCGGCAGTACGTCCGCGCCGTCGAATCGGACATGGAACGCACCCAGGAGATCCTCTCGGGATCGGGTACCGAAACGTTCGGCGCGGTGTCGGTCGCCGTAAAGTACGACGCCTCGAGGCACCTCTACACCGCCAGGCGACTCGGGCAACGTCACGAGGGTGCGTTCTCGCAATCGGCCCGCGAGGCTCTCGACCGAATTGTCGCGGATCTCGAGTTGTTCACGGTCGCCCGCGAACACATCAAAACGGTGTACCTCCAGCGGGAGCTGACCCGCTTTTCCCAGCTCACGATCCTGACGGGGGTTCCGGCGATCACGTCGGCGTTGCTGATCGGGTTTCTGTACGCCGGTCGGACGGGCGCGGTCATCGTGTTGCCGGCGCTACCGTGGGTAGTGAGCGGCCTCCTCGCTGTGGTCTTCGTACCGCTCGCGCTGTTGACGACCTACATCCTACGGACGGCGACGATCACGCGGCGGACGGTCTCTATCGGACCGCTGGTTCTCGAGTCCGAGTCGGAATCGACGCCGGATCGACGTGCACCCGACCCGGACTCCCGGTGAGACCGTTACTGGTCGACTGGAGCGCGTTTGAACTCGAATCGGTCACCGTCTCCATGTCCGTCCCCGTCCCCACCCTCGGCGAGCTGCTCCGGGAAGGTAGGAGCTGCCGTCTCGATCGCCTCGATTACGGCCGCGAGTTCGTCGAAGTTGTCGCCGCGGCTCGCACAGAACGGCTCGCGACTCCAGTCGACGTAGTCCCCGTCGCTGAGTAACGGCAAGTCCCGGTGGTGAAGCCGGACCGTGACGGCGCGCTGGTCCTCGCCGTCCCCGGGACACTGGGCGGCCTCCGGAAGGGCCACGGACTCGGCTGGCCCGGCCTCGAGCAGCGACGCCACGAGCTGACGCCTCGATGCCGCCGAAAGTGCCTCGAATACTCGATTCCACCGCTCGACGACCCGTGTTTCGGTGCGAGGCCGCTCGAATGCCATGGTCTCGTTGTTTCTACCTGCTGGCATAAATAGGTTGTGGATTGTTGACACACAACGCGATTCATCGGTTCGTCCCGACTGCGTTCGAGAACGTCGCCGGTCCCGGGTTTCGGGAACGGAGGACACCGGTATCGAACCTCAGGACCGAACGACGCCGGTCCCGGGCCGCTCGAGACCCTCGAGGTTGATGCGACCGCCCGGCATCGACACGCCATCGTAGGGGTCGTCCGCGAGCAACAGCGACCCGTCCAGGTCGGCGTAATCGAGTAGTGGCGCGAGGTGACAGGCTGCAGCGATCGAGGCGTTGGATTCGGTCATGCAGCCACACATCACCTGGAGGCCGTGTGCGCGCGCGGCGTGTACGATACGGCGCGCCTCGCGAAGACTCCCGCACTTCATCAGTTTCAAGTTGGCCACGTCACACCGCTCGGCGATCTGCGGCACGTCGGCTGCGGTGAGACAGGACTCGTCGGCGGCGATCGGCAGCGCCGCTCGCTCGTAGACGTACCGGAGCCCCTCCGGGTTCGTCGCCGCAACGGGCTGTTCGACGAACTCGAGGTCGTACTCGGCCAGCGCCTCGATCCGCGAGACCGCCTCGCGGGGCGTCCAGGCCTCGTTCGCGTCGACGTAGAGGCGAACGTCGGGGGCGACGTCGCGAATCGCCTCGATGATCTCGAGGTCGCGGTCGGTGCCGAGTTTGACCTTCAGCGTCCCGAAGCCGCGCTCGAGGGCGGTCTCGGTTTTCTCGCGCATCCGTTCGGTGTCGTCGATGCCGATGGTGTAGGAACTCTCGACCGTCTCGGTCGGATCGAGTCCCCAGTAGCGATAGAGCGGGACGTCGAGGCGCTTCGTCACGAGGTCGTGGAGAGCGATGCTGACGGCACACCGGGCGGCGGGATTGCGTTCGATCGTCTCGCGCAGCCGACGTTCGATTCGCTCGAGCTGGTGGGGATCGCCGACGTCCTCGACGACCGCCAGCAGGTCTGGCAGGACCGCCTCGACCGTCGCCGCCGTCTCGCCGTAGTGCGACGACGGCGCCGCCCCGCCAATACCGGCGGTTCCGTCCTCGTCCTCGATCCGGACGATCACGTTCTCGGCGGTCGTCTGCGTCCCGCGGGTGATGGTGAACGGGAACTCGAGCGGCATCGTCACCTGCTCGAACTCGGTCTCGAGGCTCACAGCAGCACCTCCAGCAGGTGGTCAGTCCCGTACCGGATGACGTCCGTGGCGGGTTTCTCGAGTTCGGTCTCGAAAGCGTCGACGGCCTCGCGGGCGTCGTCGTCCTCGAGCCCGTAGGTGTTGAGCGCGCCGGTGACGACCGAGGTTGGATGGACTGGCTCGGCGAGACTTTCGTAGAGATCGACGTAGGTTTGCATGGACGGGACCGCCACGCCGTAGTCGTACGCGAGCATCTCCCGTTCGGCCGCGTGACAGAGGACCAGTTTGTCGGCCATCGCGCCGTGGAGGATGCCACAGGTCACGGCGGAGTAGGCAGGGTGGATGATGCTCCCCTGTCCCTCGACGAACAGGTAGTCGTGGTCGTCGCCTTTCTCGAGGATCATCTCTTCGACCGATCCGGCCGTGAAGTCGCTGACGACCCGGTCGACGGGGTTGCCCCACCCCTCGATCATGATTCCCGTCTGGCCCGTGGGAACGACGGCGGCGTCGTGGCCCGCCTCGCGGGCGTCGCGGGCGAGTTCCATCGTCGCCGTCATCTTGCCGACCGAGCAGTCAGTGCCGACAGTCAGGATCACCTCCGCGTCGACCTCGTCGGCGACGCCTTCGGCGACCGTTAGCTCGTCGTGAGGCTTTCGGACGTCCCAGACGTCGGCGTCGTACTCGTCGGCAAGTGTGGCGAACTCCTCGTCGTCCTCGAGGAAGTAGTGCAGTCCCGAGATGAGGTCGCAGCCGTACTCGAGGCCCGTGCGCACGTCCTCGCGCCAGCTGGGGTCGAACCCGCCGCCGACTGGCGCGATGCCGATGAGCAAGGCGTCGACGCTCCCGGCCTCGAGGTCGGCCATGCTCGAGACGATGGGGGCGTCCTGGACGTCCGGGACGAAGTCGCTGACGCGGTTGCCGGCCGTCTCTCGGTCGAGAATGCCGACGACGTCGTAGTCCGCGTAGCGGAGCACGCCGAGGGCCGTCTTGGCGTGGTCGGGAAACTTTTCGTGAGCGAGGATAGCGACGCGCATGCGGGAGTATACGGTGAGGGGGAACCTTATTCTGTCGTCACCGGCGACCCGGCCAGCGTCGGTACGCGAGTGCTCGATGACGGTTTGGACGCGCTCCCGCTAGGGGCGTTCTCCGTGCCGTGGACGTTCGAGGCAACCCAGACACGCGTCCGCAGATACGGGTAGAATCACGACCTCGAGTCCGCTGCCGATTTCGCGTTACGAAACCGTTCTACCCGCCCGGTAATTTCGTTTTTCACCCGCTTAATCCACACTATCTAAATTATAGTTACAGGACGACCAGTTCCGTCGTGAAGAACGACCGAAATGCATCCTCGAGCGCCGCCTTCGGCTTCCCCGTCGCGTCGACGGTGGCCGTCGCCGTCGGTTCGAGGCCGTGTTCGACCAGCCGTGAGACGACCTCGTCCTGGCCGACGAGGTACAGTGGGCCGTCCCGTCGGTCCGCAATCGCCTCCCGACAGCGCTCGAGGTGGTCGGCGATCTGGCCGTCGCGGATGCGCTCGAAGCGTCCCTGCGAGAAGCCCCCTTTCGAGTGGCTCCCCTTGACGTCGCTCTCGAACCCGCGATAGTCGAGGCGGTCGTCGCCGTCGTAGACGCCAAGGGAGAACAGATCCGCGCGGACGAGTGCGAGCGTGAACCGTCCGTGCGGGAGAAACCACGAGCGGTCGAACCGGAACCGATCGTCCCACTCGAGGTGCGGGCCAGCGGCGGTGCCGTCGCTCGAGCGTCGCGCGTCGAGTTCGGCGTTCCGAGGATTGACGGGTGGCGAGAGGGCGACCGCGACCAGTTCGGCGTCGTCGACGCACACGACGGCGGGGTCGAGCGTTTCGAGCAGCGCGATCCGCTCGTCGAGTACCTCCGTGAGAGCATCGGGTGCGGAATCGAGCCCGTCGTCTGCCGGTACCACCGCCGTCAGCGCCCCCTCCGGCCCCGTTCGAAACGACTCGAGGCGTTCGAGGACCGACGATAGTTCCGCGCCGCGGATGTAGTCGCGTCGCCGTGGGTCGATTCCGTCGCCGCCGTCCGCGTCCGCCTGGTCGGCCCAAAGCCGCTCGAGTTCGCCTTCGAGTTGTGCGATCCGATCCTCGAGCTGA from Natronosalvus rutilus includes:
- a CDS encoding FxLYD domain-containing protein yields the protein MATSDQDGEYTDSKSARSTCSTYSTADERSDRPDPPTNQSECPEPSTSRRGALAAAGSVAGLSIAGCLGTGTTPSYGGTDDEQGAETERVPVDVDGESRTAEEMTAATALADDGPAEGVSPLDAITFIDHEFVLEDNYLGSTVQGTLENEGDDRLSLVEIRVRVYDDADDMLGVYFSHVNDLDSGQTWAFSVIVLQSPADIAAYDIAALGTPT
- a CDS encoding Vms1/Ankzf1 family peptidyl-tRNA hydrolase, giving the protein MIDELLGRATLKDRIADLEEENERLRRRYEAESDRRSKAVTARQTAEREQNQLEDRIAQLEGELERLWADQADADGGDGIDPRRRDYIRGAELSSVLERLESFRTGPEGALTAVVPADDGLDSAPDALTEVLDERIALLETLDPAVVCVDDAELVAVALSPPVNPRNAELDARRSSDGTAAGPHLEWDDRFRFDRSWFLPHGRFTLALVRADLFSLGVYDGDDRLDYRGFESDVKGSHSKGGFSQGRFERIRDGQIADHLERCREAIADRRDGPLYLVGQDEVVSRLVEHGLEPTATATVDATGKPKAALEDAFRSFFTTELVVL
- a CDS encoding DUF1611 domain-containing protein, which produces MRVAILAHEKFPDHAKTALGVLRYADYDVVGILDRETAGNRVSDFVPDVQDAPIVSSMADLEAGSVDALLIGIAPVGGGFDPSWREDVRTGLEYGCDLISGLHYFLEDDEEFATLADEYDADVWDVRKPHDELTVAEGVADEVDAEVILTVGTDCSVGKMTATMELARDAREAGHDAAVVPTGQTGIMIEGWGNPVDRVVSDFTAGSVEEMILEKGDDHDYLFVEGQGSIIHPAYSAVTCGILHGAMADKLVLCHAAEREMLAYDYGVAVPSMQTYVDLYESLAEPVHPTSVVTGALNTYGLEDDDAREAVDAFETELEKPATDVIRYGTDHLLEVLL
- a CDS encoding dipeptide epimerase, whose amino-acid sequence is MSLETEFEQVTMPLEFPFTITRGTQTTAENVIVRIEDEDGTAGIGGAAPSSHYGETAATVEAVLPDLLAVVEDVGDPHQLERIERRLRETIERNPAARCAVSIALHDLVTKRLDVPLYRYWGLDPTETVESSYTIGIDDTERMREKTETALERGFGTLKVKLGTDRDLEIIEAIRDVAPDVRLYVDANEAWTPREAVSRIEALAEYDLEFVEQPVAATNPEGLRYVYERAALPIAADESCLTAADVPQIAERCDVANLKLMKCGSLREARRIVHAARAHGLQVMCGCMTESNASIAAACHLAPLLDYADLDGSLLLADDPYDGVSMPGGRINLEGLERPGTGVVRS
- a CDS encoding PspA/IM30 family protein produces the protein MGILSRTSYIIRSKLNAILDRSEDPTQTLDYSYEQMRDQLQQVKRGIADLTTQKKRLEMQKRRLEENVEKHNGQARTAVQQGREDLARKALEKKKAKMNQIEELERQVSDLQNQQDRLIEQKDELQGRIEEFRTKKETMKARYEAAEASSTVSEAMTATGEEFEDVGRAIERAEEKTEDMEARAAAMDELHESGAFEDVLSDKDSIDRELESMSTDSGVDAELETLKAEMGGEEATESEADEEGLEAEVETETDAEADVSDAEVESELAELKEEEEN
- a CDS encoding dihydroneopterin aldolase family protein; translated protein: MSTDDSDGSSQVPTDAQQACFEAGIKFGSLYHQFAGTPISLESADSLARAMEEAIENQPHCTDVSVDVRTDVLEAALEEGAAEYTELTGRFLEVEIDVAYEGVKVVTRMAMEDGYPLMALESVRR